A region of the Methylomagnum ishizawai genome:
GGCGGAGGCGCGGTGGATTCGGGAACCGGGGCCGGCGCAACGGACTTGGCTGGTGGGGCCGGGGCGGTACGGGTGGGTTCCCGATGCGGATGGCGATAGATCGTGGTGGTGGCGGTACCCACGCAGGCGGTTTGGGCCAACAAGACCGGAAGCAGCCACAACAGGCGGTCGGTTCGCTGCGGGCTTGGGCGGGTATGGAATGGCATAGGGTATGGACTTGGCGATACACGGTCCGGGAGTGGGGCTAAAGGATACCGCATATCGGGCTGGCGGCGGGGTGGAATGAGGGTGCTAGAATGCCGACTTTTCACCCAGGAGAGCCCCCATGCCCCTCGTCCGACCCTTCGCCGCCCTCCGCCCCGCGCCGGGCCGCGCCACCGAGATCATCGCCCCGCCCTACGATGTGCTGAACACCGCGGAAGCCCGTGCCCTGGCCCAGAACAAGCCCTGGAGCTTCCTGCATATCTCCAAGCCCGAAATCGACCTGCCGGAAGGCACCGACCCTTACGCGCCGGAAGTCTATGCCAAGGCCGCGCAAAACCTCGCCGACATGATCGCCGCCGGGGTGCTGCAACGCGACGGACAACCCTGTTATTACGTCTACCGGCTCGTGATGGACGGGCGCTCCCAGGTCGGCTTGGTGGCGAGCGCCAGCGTCGCGGCCTACGATAGCCACCGTATCCGCCGTCACGAATTCACCCGCCCCGATAAGGAAGACGACCGCGTCCGTCAGATCGATGCCTTGAACGCGCAGACCGGGCCGGTGTTATTGGCCTATCCCGACGCCCCGGCGGTCGATGCGATCCTGGCCGAAGTGTCCGCCGGTACGCCCGAAGCCGACGCCGTGGCGGAATCCGGAGTGCGGCACACGCTATGGGTGGTCCGCGATGCCCGGACCATCGCCGAACTGACCGGCCATTTCGAGGCGCTGCCTGCGCTGTATATCGCCGATGGGCATCACCGTTCGGCGGCGGCTTCCCGGATCGCGGCGGCGCGGCGCACCAGCGATGCCGAGGCCGATCATGAGTATTTCCTGGCGGTGATGTTCCCCTACCATCAAATGCGTATCCTGGACTACAACCGCTTGATCCGGGATTTGCAGGGTTTGGACGAGGCGGAATTCTTGAACCGTGTGGCTGACCGGTTCGACATCGAGGCCAGCGCGGATCCGGTCCATCCGGCCAAGCCCGGCGAGTTCGGTTTATATCTGGGAGGGCGGTGGCGGCGTTTGAACATCCATAGCCATCTTATTCCGCAAGACCCGGTTGGACGTTTGGATGTGAGTTTGTTGCATGCCTATCTGATCGAGCCGATCCTGGGCATCGCCGATGCGCGGCGTGATAAGCGGATCGATTTCGTGGGTGGCATCCGGGGTTTGGGTGAATTGGAGCGTCGGGTCGATAGTGGCGAGATGGTTTTGGCTTTTTCCTTGTACCCTACCCGTATGCAGGATTTGATGGCGGTGGCGGATGTCGGTGAAGTGATGCCACCAAAGTCGACGTGGTTTGAGCCTAAATTGGCTGATGGTATGGTTTCGCATGTGATTGTTTAGTTTTCTGGTTTTATTTTTTTGTGTTTTGGTTTTTATTCAAAATGATACTGTTATCATAAAGCTTCCGAGACCGTACCCACGAACGCCATCGAGGAAACCGCCATGTCCAGCCTGGATTCGCAAGCCCAAGTGTTGCTATTGCGCCATATCGGCGAGTTGGAAACGGCCTTGTTCAACCTGGGCGCGGCGGTGATCGCGGATGGCGGTCGGCCGGCCTGGGTCGAGGGACAGGATCAAACGGTGCTGGCCCGGCAGGCTTGCGCCGCCTTCCTGCAAAGGCTGGATTATTCGGACGCATTGGAACCGGGCGGTACCGAACGGCTGCAAGGTTTGCTCGGCGCCTCGGACGAGACTTTGCGCTGGGTGGGCACGGTGAACCGGCTCAAGCAAGCCCTGCACGGTTTGCTGATGCGGCTGGATTCCGGGGTGATCGAAGGACCGAAGGGCCAGCCCACCCAACGCGCCTGGACCGCGCAATTGCTGACCGGCATAGGCCGCGCCCGCTTCAACCGGCGGCAGGCGGTACGCAGCTTCACCATCCTGGACGCCCGGCCCGTCGCGGCTTCCTATTTCTGGGGCAAGGTGCGGAAGATCGTCCGCATCACCCGCGACGAGGCCCGGCTATTACTGGAAAAGCGCATCGCCGAAACCGGCGATATCGATCCCCGCCACCGCTCCCAATTCGAGGCTTTGATGGACCTGCCCGAAGACGAACCCCTGGCCCAGGTGCAGCAACTCAAGGAATATCCCAGGGTGAACCTGACCTTTCCTACGCCCGAAGGTCCGGTGCGCAAGCAGGTCATGGCCGCCGCCCCCCTTTTCTATCCGGCGGAGATCGGCGCGATGGCCCCGGAGATCATCCCTTTGCCCGACTTGGAGAAGAAACGCCGCCGCCTGCGCCGCAACGACCTATCCATCGAACTCCATGCCTTCCTGCCTTCGATCCGTGTGCATCGCTATATCAAGGATGCCAAGCACACGGGCAAGGATTGATTCCCCCATCCATGCTAGGAGCTTGCCCATGAACATCCGATCCGGCCTCATCGTCGCCTGCTTCGCCGCCTGGGGCATATCCCCGGCCTCCGCGCAGAACTTCGCCCGCGGGCAGGAACTGTTCGAGGACCATTGCCAAGCCTGCCACGAGGATTTCGGGCGGCCCGAAGTCCGGCATCTCCGCTCGGCGAAGGAACTCAGGGCCAGGATCGAGGCCTGGGCGGCGCATACCAATACCGGCTGGAAACAGGAGGATATCGAGGATGTGCTGTTCTATCTCGACCGGAGTTTTTACCGCTTCGACAAGAAGCCTTTGAAACTCGGGGCCGATCTCAAATAGACCACAGCGGCGGCTCGGCCATGCGGACGGTTTGTTCGCGGAGTTCGAGGATCCGCTCGTGCCAATAGCCCGGCGACTCGAACCAGGGGAAGGCCTGGGGGAACGCCGGGTCTTCCCAACGGCGGGCGATCCAACCGGCGTAGTGGATCATGCGCAGGGTGCGCAGGGCTTCGATCAGGCGCAATTCACGGAGGTCGAAGTCGAAGAAGGTTTCGTAGCCGGCCAGCAGATGGCCGAGTTGCCGCCCCATCTCCCCACGGTCGCCCGAGAGCAGCATCCACAAATCCTGGATGGCCGGTCCCATGCGGCTATCGTCGAAATCGACCAAGTGCGGGCCATCGCCGGTCCACAGCACATTACCGGCGTAACAATCGCCGTGCAGGCGTAGCCGCGCCACTTCCCCGGCCCGCTCGAAACAGCGCCGGACCTGGTCCAAGGCCCGTTCGGTGGCATCGCGGTAGGCGTCGCGGAGTTCGGCGGGGATGAAGCCATGCGCCAGCAGATAAGCGCTGGGCTCCTCGCCGAAACCGGCGATATCGATGCCGGGACGGGCTTGGTAGGGCCGCAACGCGCCCACGGCGTGGATACGGCCCAAGAGCCGCCCCATCTGTTCCAAAATGGCGTCGTCGTTGAATTCCGGCGCATAGCCGCCCTGGCGGGGAAATACGGCGAAACGGAAACCTTGGTGGGTGTGCAGCGTGGAGCCATCGCCGCCGACCAGCGCGGGGACGGCGGGGAGTTCGGATTCGGCCAATTCCCGCACGAACTCGTGTTCCTCCAGGATCGCCGCGTCGTTCCAGCGGCCAGGCCGGTAGAATTTGGCGACCACGGGTGGTCCCTCTTCCATGCCGATCTGGTAGACCCGGTTCTCATAGCTGTTGAGCGCGGCCAAGCGGCCATCGCAGGGGAATCCGGCGCTATCCAAAGCATTCAGGATGCAATCCGGGGTGAGCGTGGCATAGGGTGTGGTGTTGGTCATGCCCCATTCTACCCCTAGTCCATCTTCGTTGGGCGCGCGGATCACGCCAGCGCTTATGATACTGTTATCTTAATACATGGAAATATAAAAGAAACGCGGGCCGGGCCATGGCGATGCGGCCCCTCGGTCATCGAATCAGCAGGCCGTGCTGGCTCCGCAACACTTCCAGGCCCTCGAATCGTTGGGCAACCGACCGGACGGGCCGCTACTCATGGGGAAACGAAGGATTGGCCCCGATCTTGTAAATCTGGTGCCAGACCCCTGGAGAAGTCCGTCCCCTTCTCCATGGAACGGCTTGGAAGCCCCGTCGCCCGCCTTTTCGGCTGCGCGCAATCACAGGAGTGCCCCCCCAATGAACCCCAAGACCCTCTTCGTCATCGGTGATTTACACAACCTTGGCGACCAATACCTCGGATATATCGAAGCGCGGCATGTGGCGGAACTTTCCGGCCAGGATGTCGCGCTGGCCCCCTACAATCCGGTCCCGCCGCGGACGGCGGCTTGGTTCGCCCAATCCGGCCTCAAGCTCGAACCCATCCGCCGCAATCCACCGGGATTCCTGGGCCGCTGCCTCAAGGCCAAACTGGTGATCGGCGGGGGGCAAATCATCCGCGAACAAGTCTCGGCAGGCTTCCTGCTGATGTTGATGCTGGGGACGACCCTGGCGGCGTGGAGGGCGGAAAAAGCCCGTGTGGTCGGCGCGGGCGTCGGCACGCTCGAATCGCGCTGGAAACGCCGGGCTTGGCGCTACATCCTGGGCCGCTGCGAATCCATCGGCCTGCGCGACGAAAGCTCCCTCCGCCGGCTGGGCGCGGCCTTCCCCGAACTACTTCCCAAACTGCGGCTGACCTCCGATGTGGCCTTCCTGGCGGGATCGCTCCCGCCCGGCCCGGTGGATTCCCAAACCTGCCTGATGGCCCTGGCCCACGACGCCGGGGAAGGCCGCGACAGCGATCCGGAATCGGTGGTCGAACTGGTGGGGGCATTGGCCGGACGGGGGCTGGTCGCGGAAGTCCGTCTCGTGGCGCACGATCCGAGACCGGACCTCGACCTGGCAACCGGCCAGCATATCGCCGGGCTGATCCAACGACGCTTGAATATTCCGGCCACGCTGGTGCCCTGCCCGACCCTGGATGGCCTGCTGGCCGAATACCGGCGCTCCCGCGTGGTGGTCACGGCCCGGCTGCACGGCCTGATCCTGGGGGTATTGCATGGGAAGCCGGTGATCCCGGTGTTCGATAGCACCGGGAAAATCCAGCCCTTCGCGGACGCGTTCGGCCTGCCGGTCCTATCCGGCACCGGCAGCCCGTCCGAATGGCGGGAAAGCCTGCGCCAAGCGGTCGAAAGGGTCGGGGGGTTTTCCCCTTCGTCCCTGGACCGGGCGCTACAGGTCCATGCGCGGCGGGCGGCGGACAACTTCGCCGGCTTGGACTTTATGCCGGACCTGCCGACCGACCTCCCGGCCGAGTTGGCCAAGCTCTGATCGCTATTAGGCCGAAATCCCGCCCTGGGTCAATTGGGCCGGATCGAGCAGCTTTTCCAGTTCCCCAGGCGGCATCCCGGTCATTTCCGCCGCCACGTCGATGATGGGCCGCCGTTGCTTGTACGCGGCCTTGGCGATTTCCGCCGCTTTCGCATAACCGATGACCGGGTTCAAGGCCGTGACCAGGATGGGATTCAAGGCCAGCGCCTTCCGCAGATTGTCCTCG
Encoded here:
- a CDS encoding DUF1015 domain-containing protein, giving the protein MPLVRPFAALRPAPGRATEIIAPPYDVLNTAEARALAQNKPWSFLHISKPEIDLPEGTDPYAPEVYAKAAQNLADMIAAGVLQRDGQPCYYVYRLVMDGRSQVGLVASASVAAYDSHRIRRHEFTRPDKEDDRVRQIDALNAQTGPVLLAYPDAPAVDAILAEVSAGTPEADAVAESGVRHTLWVVRDARTIAELTGHFEALPALYIADGHHRSAAASRIAAARRTSDAEADHEYFLAVMFPYHQMRILDYNRLIRDLQGLDEAEFLNRVADRFDIEASADPVHPAKPGEFGLYLGGRWRRLNIHSHLIPQDPVGRLDVSLLHAYLIEPILGIADARRDKRIDFVGGIRGLGELERRVDSGEMVLAFSLYPTRMQDLMAVADVGEVMPPKSTWFEPKLADGMVSHVIV
- a CDS encoding c-type cytochrome; translated protein: MNIRSGLIVACFAAWGISPASAQNFARGQELFEDHCQACHEDFGRPEVRHLRSAKELRARIEAWAAHTNTGWKQEDIEDVLFYLDRSFYRFDKKPLKLGADLK
- a CDS encoding serine/threonine protein kinase — protein: MTNTTPYATLTPDCILNALDSAGFPCDGRLAALNSYENRVYQIGMEEGPPVVAKFYRPGRWNDAAILEEHEFVRELAESELPAVPALVGGDGSTLHTHQGFRFAVFPRQGGYAPEFNDDAILEQMGRLLGRIHAVGALRPYQARPGIDIAGFGEEPSAYLLAHGFIPAELRDAYRDATERALDQVRRCFERAGEVARLRLHGDCYAGNVLWTGDGPHLVDFDDSRMGPAIQDLWMLLSGDRGEMGRQLGHLLAGYETFFDFDLRELRLIEALRTLRMIHYAGWIARRWEDPAFPQAFPWFESPGYWHERILELREQTVRMAEPPLWSI
- a CDS encoding polysaccharide pyruvyl transferase family protein, encoding MNPKTLFVIGDLHNLGDQYLGYIEARHVAELSGQDVALAPYNPVPPRTAAWFAQSGLKLEPIRRNPPGFLGRCLKAKLVIGGGQIIREQVSAGFLLMLMLGTTLAAWRAEKARVVGAGVGTLESRWKRRAWRYILGRCESIGLRDESSLRRLGAAFPELLPKLRLTSDVAFLAGSLPPGPVDSQTCLMALAHDAGEGRDSDPESVVELVGALAGRGLVAEVRLVAHDPRPDLDLATGQHIAGLIQRRLNIPATLVPCPTLDGLLAEYRRSRVVVTARLHGLILGVLHGKPVIPVFDSTGKIQPFADAFGLPVLSGTGSPSEWRESLRQAVERVGGFSPSSLDRALQVHARRAADNFAGLDFMPDLPTDLPAELAKL